Genomic window (Bacillaceae bacterium S4-13-56):
CTGCAAGAAGGCCTATAACTTTTTGCCAATTTAATCGATCATTTTTATAGTAATAGTGAACAAATAGTACAGTAAAGAAAGTCCCGCTTGAAGATAAGATCGCTCCTTGAATTCCCGAAACTTTTGCTAATCCATTATAAAAGAAGAAGTATTGCAAGGCAGTCTGTACTACTCCTAATATGATTAGAACAAAGAACTGCCTTCGCGTAATTAGGATTCTTCCAGGGTTTCTAATGACTAAAAATCCAAGGACTAATAATCCAGCAAGTAAAAAACGAATCCCTGCAAAAACAATTTTAGCGATAATATCATCAGGGGCCATCTGCATTTCTTCATAACTAATTTTAAGTACAGGAAAGGCACTTCCCCATAAGATTGAGCAGAACACCGCAATCCCAATGACCGACCATTTATTTTCAAATAAACTATTCAATGATGTCATCTCCTAAATTCTAGTGTAGCTAGTGAAATAATAAACAAGTAATTACTTTAATAGTCTATCATTCTATATACATTTTTCCTTACATTTTGCCTAAAATATAAAAAAGACGAGCATCAATTTTATTCCCCATAGACACTCGTCTTTTCTTCCTGTATTTTATCCTCTATATTTTATGGCCAGACCTTTTAGGAAATTCCTAGCGTAACGGTCTCCACATTCTTTGTAATTCTTATGGCCTTTTTTTCGCAATAAGGCACTCATTTCACCCTTTGTCACATTCACTCCAGCTTTTGATAAAATTTCCAGCATATCTTCACTCGTTAAAGACAAAGCAATTTTCATCTTTTTTAGAAGAATGTTATTATGACTTTCATCAGAGAACACTGGCTTTTCAAGTTGACCTGCCCTAGGTTCTTGTTTTCCCCTTTTATAAATAATGAATCCATTTAAAAATGACTCAAGCATTCTGTTATTCACTTTAACTAGAAATTCATCGTCTTCCTCGTTAGGCTTTGTAAGGATCTCCTTGATGCCCTCAATTGAAACATCAACATCCCCCAACCTAAAAATCTCT
Coding sequences:
- a CDS encoding DUF1456 family protein yields the protein MTNNDILIRLRYALDIKDSEMVEIFRLGDVDVSIEGIKEILTKPNEEDDEFLVKVNNRMLESFLNGFIIYKRGKQEPRAGQLEKPVFSDESHNNILLKKMKIALSLTSEDMLEILSKAGVNVTKGEMSALLRKKGHKNYKECGDRYARNFLKGLAIKYRG